In the Nocardia asteroides genome, GGCGCTTCGCGAGCGGCGCTCGCCCGCCGCTTCACCGAGCTGGTCGGCGAGCCGCCGATGGCCTTCCTCACCGAGTGGCGGCTTGCCCTCGCCGCCGACCTGCTGCAGGAGAGCGACGCCACCATCGAGGCGATCGCCAGGCAGGTCGGGTACGGCAGCGCCTTCGCGCTGAGCACAGCCTTCAAGCGGCACTACGGCGTCAGCCCGCGCGACCACCGGCAGGGCGCGGCGCCCGCTGAGCTATCGTCGGCCGGGTGACGCAGCAGTATCCCGTGCTCTGGCCGATGCCGACCCGGTGGGCGGACAACGACCACTACGGCCACGTGAACAACGTGACGTACTACTCGTACTTCGACACCGCGGTGAACGGCTGGCTGATGGCGGCCACCGGCACCGACATCAGGGAGCTGCCCGAGCTCGGCGTCGTCGCGCAGACCTCCTGCCGCTTCCACGGCTCGGTGAGCTTTCCGGACATGCTGCGGGTCGGCATCCGGGTCGCCCGGCTCGGCAACTCCAGCATCACCTACGACCTCGCCATCTTCCGGGAGACCGAGGCCGAGCCGGAGCTCGCCGCCACCGGCAGCTTCACCCACGTCTACGTGGACGCGGAGACGCGCAGGCCGGTGCCGATTCCGGAGGTTATCCGCAAGGCGGCGGCGACCATCGTGGCGGCGGAGCTACCCGCGTAGCGCGGCCTGGTAGCGGCGCATGCCGCCGATCCAGCGGTCGTAGTCGGCGCCCTTGTGCCGGTACATCTCCAGCACCTCGGGGTGCGGCAGGATCAGGAACCGCTCGGCCGCGACGCCGGCGATGATGTCGTCGGCGACCCGCTCGGGGGAGAGCACCGCGCCCGCCGTCGTCACCGCCCTGATCGCGAGGTCGCCGTCGGCCTCGGAGCCCTCGGGGACCATGCCGGTGTGCAGCAGCTGGGTGTCGACGCCCATCGGGCAGACGCAGCTCACCTTGACGCCCCGGTCGCCGTAGGTCACCGAGAGCCACTCCGCGAAGCCGACCGCCGCGTGCTTGGTGACGGCGTACGGCGCCGAGCCGAGCTGGGTGAGCAGCCCGGCCGCCGAGGCGGTGGTCACGAAGTAGCCGCCGCCGCGCTCCACCCAGCCGGGGACGAGCAGCTTCGCCGCGCGCACGTGCGCGAGCACATTGACCTCGAGCGCGGCCGCCCACTGCGCCTCGGTGGCGTCCAGCCCGCCGCCGCCCCCGATCCCGGCATTGGCGAAGTACAGCTCGACCGGGCCGAACTCGCGCTCGGCGGTCTCGATCGCGGCGCGGATGACGGCCTCGTCGGCGACGTCACCCGCCACCGCGGCGGCACCGGCCCGCTCGGCCACCGCGCGCACCGCGGCCTCGTCCAGATCGACGGCGACCACCCGCGCACCGCCCGCGACCAGCCGCTGCGTGAGCGCCGCGCCGATGCCGGCGCCCGCTCCGGTGACGACGGCGACCCTGCCCGAAATCTCCATGCCCCGCACCCTAGCCCGGCGGGCGGCCGGTCCGGGCCAGCCGCTGTAGCAGCGGGGTGCTGCGCGGGCCGACCAGCTCGCGCATGACCAGCGCCATATTGGTCCGCTCGACGCCGGGGATCTTCAGGATCTGCCCGGCGATGCGGTAGAGGTCGTCGGCGTCGGTGGCGACCACCCGGACGGTCAGGTCGGTCTCGCCGGTCATCCCGCACACCTCGGTGACCTCGGGCACCTCGGCCAGCTCGGCCACGACGGGGTCGAGCCGGTGCTGATCCACCACCACCGCGACGAAGGCGGCGAGCGGGTAGCCGAGGGCGCGCGGCTCGACCCTGCGCTCCACGCTGCCGAGCACGCCGCTCGCCTCCCAGCGGTTCAGCCTGGCCTGCACGGTGTTGCGGGAGAGGCCGAGCCGGGTGGCGAGCTCGACCCCGGTGGCGCGCGGGTTGTGCACGAGTTCGAGCAGCAGCCTGGCGTCGGTGGCATCGAGCGAACTGGACATGCGACGCAGTATGACACCGCGCGACCCCACCGGATTGCGCATTGTGCGCAGTCGTGTCGCCATCGGTTGCGCGGATGGCCTGATCGTGGATGCTGAGTGATATGGCTCACAAGGCCGGCACGACAGGAGGCGGCACATGTCCGAGAAACCGCGCGAGCGCACGTACCCCGTGCAACTGGTCCAGCCCGACGGCAGGCGCGTGCTCGACCCCGAGTACGCCGCGCTCGTCGCCGACATCGGCACCGCCGAGCTCCGCGAGTTCTACGCCGACCTGGTGATCGCGCGCCGGATCGATACCGAGGGCACCGCGCTGCAGCGGCAGGGGCAGCTCGGGCTGTGGGCGCCGCTGTACGGCCAGGAGGCCGCGCAGATCGGCTCGGCCCGCGCGCTGCGCCGGGACGACTACGTGTTCTGCAGCTACCGCGAGGCCGGGGTGGCCTGGTGCCGCGGCGTCGACCCGGCGGACATGACCCGGCTCTGGCGCGGGGTCGCGCACCACTGCTGGGATCCGGACGCCGTCGGCATGACCAACCCGGCCATCGTGGTCGGGGCGCAGGGGCTGCACGCCACCGGCTACGCCTACGCCGCGCACCTGGACGGCGCCGAACTCGCCACCGTCGCCTACTTCGGCGACGGCGCGACCAGCCAGGGCGACATCGCCGAGGCGCTCGGCTTCGCCGCGAGCTGGGCCGCGCCGGTCGTCTTCTTCTGCCAGAACAACCACTGGGCGATCAGCGCGCCGGTCCGGGTGCAGAG is a window encoding:
- a CDS encoding acyl-CoA thioesterase: MPTRWADNDHYGHVNNVTYYSYFDTAVNGWLMAATGTDIRELPELGVVAQTSCRFHGSVSFPDMLRVGIRVARLGNSSITYDLAIFRETEAEPELAATGSFTHVYVDAETRRPVPIPEVIRKAAATIVAAELPA
- a CDS encoding SDR family oxidoreductase, whose translation is MEISGRVAVVTGAGAGIGAALTQRLVAGGARVVAVDLDEAAVRAVAERAGAAAVAGDVADEAVIRAAIETAEREFGPVELYFANAGIGGGGGLDATEAQWAAALEVNVLAHVRAAKLLVPGWVERGGGYFVTTASAAGLLTQLGSAPYAVTKHAAVGFAEWLSVTYGDRGVKVSCVCPMGVDTQLLHTGMVPEGSEADGDLAIRAVTTAGAVLSPERVADDIIAGVAAERFLILPHPEVLEMYRHKGADYDRWIGGMRRYQAALRG
- a CDS encoding Lrp/AsnC family transcriptional regulator; translation: MSSSLDATDARLLLELVHNPRATGVELATRLGLSRNTVQARLNRWEASGVLGSVERRVEPRALGYPLAAFVAVVVDQHRLDPVVAELAEVPEVTEVCGMTGETDLTVRVVATDADDLYRIAGQILKIPGVERTNMALVMRELVGPRSTPLLQRLARTGRPPG
- the pdhA gene encoding pyruvate dehydrogenase (acetyl-transferring) E1 component subunit alpha translates to MSEKPRERTYPVQLVQPDGRRVLDPEYAALVADIGTAELREFYADLVIARRIDTEGTALQRQGQLGLWAPLYGQEAAQIGSARALRRDDYVFCSYREAGVAWCRGVDPADMTRLWRGVAHHCWDPDAVGMTNPAIVVGAQGLHATGYAYAAHLDGAELATVAYFGDGATSQGDIAEALGFAASWAAPVVFFCQNNHWAISAPVRVQSAVPLVRRAYGYGMPGIRVDGNDVLAVLAVTRQALARARSGGGPSFIEALTYRMGPHTTADDPTRYRAAAEADEWRGRDPIDRVRRLLERESGWDVEFEREVGERADAVAHRLRSATLELPDPAPETLFDHVYATPHAELERQRAAFAEYLADERGPARQGVPA